The Pyxidicoccus sp. MSG2 DNA segment ACGGCGCGCCTGGAGGGGCTGGAGCCGCGCGACTACGGCTACCGCTTCCAGCTGGGGGAGAAGCAGTTGATGGACCCCCAGAACCCGTACACCCGCTGGGTGCGCGCGGAGGAGTACTCGAAGCTCACCGTGCCGGACTGCCGGCAGCCGGCGCTGGAGCTGCGGCGCTTCGTGGTGAAGGAGGACGGCAAGCTGGAGGTGGAGGTCGCCTACCTGGACGGGACGGACGAGGCCGGCCCCGCGAAGGAGGGGGTTTCCATCTCCCTGGACGGCGTGGAGAAGCCCGACGCGTTCGACCGGAGCACCGGCATCTTCCGCCTCGACGACGTCGCCCCCGTGGGCAAGCACCACGTGAAGGTGACGGCGAAGGACGCCCAGGGTCGCGAGGCCACGCCGCTCTATCTGCCCTTCTGGACGGAGGCGAAGAAGTTCCGCTGGGAGTCGGGGCTGATGTACTTCGCCTTCACGGACCGCTTCAACAACGCCCGGGCGGACAACGACGGGCCGGTGGCGGACGTGGACCCCATCGCCAACTACCAGGGCGGTGACTTCGCCGGCATCACCGAGAAGCTCGAGGCGGGCTACTTCAGCGAGCTCGGCGTGAAGACGCTGTGGATCTCCCCCGTGGACCAGAACCCGGAGGGGCGGTTCGTCGGCACCGGCGGCAAGTACTACGCGGGCTACCACGGGTACTGGCCGTCCAAGCCGCGCACCACCCAGCACCGCTTCGGCTCGCTGGAGGAATTGCGCGCGCTCACCGCCGCGGCCCACGCGAAGGGCATCCGCGTCATCGCGGACCTGGTGCTCAACCACGTGCACCAGGAGCACCCGTACTGGATCCAGCACCACGGCGACGGCTGGTTCAACACGTCCGCCAGCTGCGTGTGCGGCACCCAGGACTGCGACTGGGAGGAGAAGCGCCTCACCTGCAAGTTCACCAACTACCTGCCGGACTTCAACTGGCGCTCGTCGGACATGGTGGACCAGTTCGTCGACGACACGCTCTGGTGGCTGGAGGCGGCGGACTTCGACGGCTTCCGCATGGACGCCGTGAAGCACATGGACCAGGTGGCGGGGCGCACGCTGCGCGGGCGGCTGAAGGAAATCACCGCCATGACGGGCACCGAGTTCTACCTCGTGGGGGAGACCTTCGTCGGTGAGGACGGCCGCTCGCAGATTGCCCGCTACATCAGCCCTCGCGAGCTGGACGGCCAGTTCGACTTCCCCCTGTACTGGCCCATCCGCCGCGCCTTCGCGGACGGCGAGCCGCTGAGCGTCGTGGACACGGCCGTGCGCGCCAACGAGGTCTTCTACGCGCCGGGCACGATCAACTCGCCCTTCCTGGGCAACCATGACGTGGCGCGCTTCATGTCCCAGGCGGCGAAGCAGCTCGACGGCGCGGGGGGAGACCCGTTCAGCAACTCCCGCCCGCCGGCCACGATTACGGACCCGGCCGCCTTCGAGAAGGCGAAGTACGCCTTCACCTTCCTGCTCACCCAGCCGGGCGTGCCGCTCGTGTACTACGGCGACGAGATGGGAATGCCGGGCGCGGGCGACCCGGACAACCGGCGGATGATGCGCTTCGGCACCGTGCTGGAGCCCATGGAGCAGGAGCTGCTGGCGCTGGTCCAGAAGCTGGGCCAGGCGCGGGCCGCGAATGAGGCGCTGCAGACGGGTGCCCGTCACACGCTGCGCGTGGAGAGCGACCTCTACATCTTCCAGCGGAGCCTTCCGGACGGGCGGGGCGCCATCGTGGTCATCAACCGCGGCACCGTGCTGCGGCCGCCGCTGGAGATTGACCTGGTGGCCGGCCTGGCGGCGGGGAAGGGGACGTATGCGGACATCTTCAGCGGCCGCGAGCTGACGCTCGAGGGGACCGCGACAGTCGTGGAGCTGCCGCCTCGCAGCGTCTCCGTGTACGTGCCGAAGGTGGTTCCCCAGCCGTAGGGCCGGGCGGGTGCTTGTCGGGGCCGGCCGGTGGGAGGGGAGGTCGTCCCTTCCTCCGGCGGCTGGCTACGGCTGCTGCGGCTGCTGGCTCTTCCCGTGCTTGTAGAAGAGCACGAGGGTGTAGCAGTGGAACTCGTTGTCGGACGACTGACAGACGACGCGGTCGACAATCTCCAGATCCGCGTTGCTCTTCAGCCAACGGGTGACGTTCTCACCCAGCTCCTCGCGCTCCTTCGCCTTGGTGGCGGAGAAGACCTTCACGCCCGTGAACATCGCCTGCCACTCCTTGTGCGGTACTGACAAAGGACAATAGGGGGTTATGGCACGTGATTTCCAGAGGTGTCAAAAACCCGGCTTCCCGGACGCTCGGATATTGATCCAGCCAGTGCGGGGGTTTGCAGGGCGGGGCGCGTGCCTAGATTGCCCGAGTCGCACCTGGTGTGACTGGGGCGCTCGGGGCAGGGGCCGCGAGTGATGGCGGCGGTGGGGAAGGGGGAAGGCCCGTGGACATGAAGACCAAGAAGGACCTCGCGGTAGACTTCATCAATACGATTCGCACGATGGAGCCAACCGCGCTCAACGCGCTGATCGTCAAGGAGGCGGGCGAGGAATTGGCCCAGTTCTTCCTGAACTACAGCGCGAATCTCATCTCCAAGGACCCGTCGCGGGTGCTGGAGAACACGTCCTCGCTGATGCTGATGGGGTACCTCATCCGCACCTACGAGGAGAAGAACACGCAGGCCCGGCAGGGGACCTTCCAGTCCTACGCCTTCGCCTGAGGGGCTCGGGGCGGGCGCGGCAGGCTCGACAGGCCCGGGTGTGGCCTGTTAGGGAGCGGCGCCCATGCTCATCGACCTGCACGCCCATTCCTACCTGTCCAAGGGTTGCGAGCTGGACCCTCGCAACGTGCTGGAACGGGCCGCGCTGTTCGGCCTGGACGGGGTGGCCTTCACGGAGACGAACACCCAGGACGGCTGTGATGAGCTGTTCGACCTGGGCGCGAAGGCGAAGCTGAAGGTCTTCGTCGGGCTGGAGCTGGTGACGGACCGCGGCCAGTACCTCTGCTTCTTCCCGAAGCCGGAGCTGGCCCCGGAGCCCGTGCAGCTGTGGGGCAGCAACCGCGAGAAGCCGTGGAGCGCCGCCGAGTGTCTGCCCAAGGTGAAGTCCCTGGGGGCCGCCATCGTCGCCGCGCGCCCGTATGACAGGGACTCGCAGAACCCGGCCATGGACTTCATCCGCTCGCTCAACGTGCTGAGCGCGGTGGAGGGCTACAACGCCCGGGTGAAGCAGACCGCCAATGACCTGGCCGTGGAGGCCGCCGAGGCGCTGAAGCTCCCGTGCACCGGG contains these protein-coding regions:
- a CDS encoding alpha-amylase family glycosyl hydrolase; translation: MTPFRFPRALAIPALLVAAACGDSEDSIPVRTCEVTLTYAPQQSVQGTVSVIGEWDGFSSTGPLKLQDRGDGVFTARLEGLEPRDYGYRFQLGEKQLMDPQNPYTRWVRAEEYSKLTVPDCRQPALELRRFVVKEDGKLEVEVAYLDGTDEAGPAKEGVSISLDGVEKPDAFDRSTGIFRLDDVAPVGKHHVKVTAKDAQGREATPLYLPFWTEAKKFRWESGLMYFAFTDRFNNARADNDGPVADVDPIANYQGGDFAGITEKLEAGYFSELGVKTLWISPVDQNPEGRFVGTGGKYYAGYHGYWPSKPRTTQHRFGSLEELRALTAAAHAKGIRVIADLVLNHVHQEHPYWIQHHGDGWFNTSASCVCGTQDCDWEEKRLTCKFTNYLPDFNWRSSDMVDQFVDDTLWWLEAADFDGFRMDAVKHMDQVAGRTLRGRLKEITAMTGTEFYLVGETFVGEDGRSQIARYISPRELDGQFDFPLYWPIRRAFADGEPLSVVDTAVRANEVFYAPGTINSPFLGNHDVARFMSQAAKQLDGAGGDPFSNSRPPATITDPAAFEKAKYAFTFLLTQPGVPLVYYGDEMGMPGAGDPDNRRMMRFGTVLEPMEQELLALVQKLGQARAANEALQTGARHTLRVESDLYIFQRSLPDGRGAIVVINRGTVLRPPLEIDLVAGLAAGKGTYADIFSGRELTLEGTATVVELPPRSVSVYVPKVVPQP
- a CDS encoding PHP domain-containing protein — encoded protein: MLIDLHAHSYLSKGCELDPRNVLERAALFGLDGVAFTETNTQDGCDELFDLGAKAKLKVFVGLELVTDRGQYLCFFPKPELAPEPVQLWGSNREKPWSAAECLPKVKSLGAAIVAARPYDRDSQNPAMDFIRSLNVLSAVEGYNARVKQTANDLAVEAAEALKLPCTGGSDARGSLDEVGRGATFFKRDIKTQAELVAELLKGEFWPVMAGELPRLTRPGEAQAARKSGGGGRGGKQRRRR